The genomic stretch ggtataaatgctgtgtgtgtgtgtgtgtggtataagtgctgtgtgtgtgtgtggtataagtgctgtgtgtgtgtggtataagtgctgtctgtgtgtggtataagtgctgtgtgtgtgtgtgtggtataagtgctgtgtgtgtgtgtgtggtataagtgctgtgtgtgtgttataagtggtgcgtgtgtctgttgtattagagctgtgtgtgtgtgtgttataagtgctgtggtataagtgctgtgtgtgtgtgtgtgtgtggtataagtgctgtgtgtgtgtgtgtggtataggtgctgtggtataagtgctgtgtgtgtgtgtgtgtgtggtataaatgctgtggtataagtgctgtgtgtgtgtgtgtgtgtgtggtataagtgctgtgtgtgtgtgtgtggtataggtgctgtgtgtgtgtggtataagtgctgtggtataagtgctgtgtgtgtgtggtataagtgctgtgtgtgtgtgtggtataagtgctgtgtgtgtgtgtggtataagtgctgtgtgtgtgtgtgtgtggtataagtgctgtgtgtgtgtgtgtgtgtgtggtataagtgctgtgtgtgtgtgtgtgtggtataagtgctgtgtgtgtgtgtggtataagtgctgtgtgtgtgtgtgtgtgtgtgtgtgtggtataagtgctgtgtgtgtgtgtgtggtataagtggtgtgtgtgtgtgtgtgtggtataagtggtgtgtgtgtgtgtgtgtgtggtataagtgctgtgtgtgtgtggtataagtgctgtgtgtgtgtgtgtgtgtgtgtgtggtataagtgctgtgtgtgtgtgtgtggtataagtgctgtgtgtgtgtgtgtgtgtgtggtataagtgctgtgtgtgtgtgtgtgtggtataagtgctgtgtgtgtgtgtggtataagtgctgtgtgtgtgtgtgtggtataagtgctgtgtgtgtgtgtgtggtataagtgctgtgtgtgtgtgtgtgtggtataagtgctgtgtgtgtgtgtgtgtgtgtggtataagtgctgtgtgtgtgtgtgtgtggtataagtgctgtgtgtgtgtgtggtataagtgctgtgtgtgtgtgtgtgtgtggtataagtgctgtgtgtgtgtgtgtgtgtggtataagtgctgtgtgtgtgtgtgtggtataagtgctgtgtgtgtgtgtgtggtataagtgctgtgtgtgtgtgtgtgtgtggtataagtgctgtgtgtgtgtgtggtataagtgctgtgtgtgtgtgtggtataagtgctgtgtgtgtgtgtgtgtggtgtaagtgcggtgtgtgtgtgtgtgtgtgtggtgtaagtgctgtgtgtgtgtgtgtgtggtataagtgctgtgtgtgtgtgtgtgtgtgtggtataagtgctgtgtgtgtgtgtgtggtataagtgctgtgtgtgtgtgtgtggtataagtgctgtgtgtgtgtgtgtgtgtgtgtgtggtataagtgctgtgtgtgtgtggtataagtgctgtgtgtgtgtgtggtataagtgctgtgtgtgtgtggtataagtgctgtgtgtgtgtgtgtgtgtgtggtataagtgctgtgtgtgtgtgtgtgtgtggtataagtgctgtgtgtgtgtgtggtataagtgctgtgtgtgtgtgtgtggtataagtgctgtgtgtgtgtgtgtgtgtgtggtataagtgctgtgtgtgtgtggtataagtgctgtgtgtgtgtgtggtataagtgctgtgtgtgtgtggtataagtgctgtgtgtgtgtgtggtataagtgctgtgtgtgtgtgtgtgtgtgtgtgtggtataagtgctgtgtgtgtgtgtggtataagtgctgtgtgtgtgtgtgtggtataagtgctgtgtgtgtgtgtgtgtgtgtggtataagtgctgtgtgtgtgtggtataagtgctgtgtgtgtgtgtggtataagtgctgtgtgtgtgtggtataagtgctgtgtgtgtgtgtggtataagtgctgtgtgtgtgtgtgtgtgtgtgtgtggtataagtgctgtgtgtgtgtgtggtataagtgctgtgtgtgtgtgtatttgttagtgatttgtgtaaataaaaggtTAAACAGTCATCAATGCTTTTCAttaaaggggtgtgtgtgggtgtgtgggtgtgtgtgtggatgtgtgtgtgtgtgtgtgtacacaggcAGGTGAGGCCTCTCAGACAGAGACCGTGTCTGAGGAGAATAAGTCTCTGATCTGGACGCTGCTGAAGCAGGTCCGGCCCGGAATGGATCTGTCCAAAGTGGTCTTGCCCACCTTCATCCTGGAGCCCAGATCATTCCTGGATAAACTCTCTGACTACTACTACCATGCTGACTTCCTGtctgagtgagtttgtgtacacacacatgagcaGCACTGGGTGCTGCATGAAAATTTAGAAACTCTGTTTAGAGGGCAGCGGTCCACTGAAACTGCCCCGTCTGTCTGGGGCACAAGTGTGATGGAGCAGTTCCTGTCACTCctggtatttttatttttttatttttatacatggCAAGTGAGATGGTTAAAAGATGCTGATTAGAAGATCTGATGGTTCTGCAGGTAAAGGGGCGGAGACGGAGGTAAAGGGGCGGAGACGGATGTAAAGGGGCGGAGACTGAGGTAAAGGGGCGGAGACGTTGGGAGATGTAGCTGAGTGAGCCATGAGCTTTAACATGTCTGGGTTTAATAAAGAAGAAAtgattcagtttattttactttcaCTTGGCTTTGTGAGTTCTTTAAACACTCACTTGGTTTTAAGAGCATTGTAAAGTTTTAgttgggttttgtgtgtgtgtatgtgtgtgtgtatgtgtgtgtgtttgattggaTTCTCTCTTTGTTCAGAGCTGCAGTAGAGGAAAACGCCTACGATCGCATGAAGAAGGTGGTGAAGTGGTACATCTCTGGATTCTACAAGAAACCAAAAGTAAAGAGTGTCTCCAGCTCAGCAGTACAGAATACAGACACCATTTCTACACGtggtttaagtgtgtgtgtgtgtgtgtgtgtgtgtgtttaataggGTCTGAAGAAACCATACAACCCCATTTTAGGAGAAACATTTCGCTGCATGTGGATTCACCCAAACACcaacagtaaaacattttacattgcagagcaggtacacacacacacacacacacacacacacacacacacacacacagcaatgcTTTTGAGGTGTGTTCTCTTTTTTCAGGTATCTCATCATCCTCCAGTCTCTGCCTTCTATGTCAGTAACAGGAAGGATGGATTCTGTCTGAGTGGCAGCATCCTGGCCAAGTCCAAATTCTATGgtatacacactgtgtgtgtgtgtgtgtgtgtgtgtgtatgtgtatatgtgtgtgtgcacgccatgtttggatgtgtgctgtgtgtgtgtgcaccatgtatgtatgtgtgctgtgtgtgtgccatgtgtgtgcacacgccatgtatgtgtgtgtgctgtgtgtgtgcgctgtgtgtgtgcacacgccatgtatgtgtgtgtgctgtgtgtgtgcgctgtgtgtgtgcatacgccatgtatgtgtgtgtgcacatgccatgtatgtgtgtgtgccgtgtgtgtacacatgccatgtatgtgtgtgtgccgtatgtgtgtgtgtgtgccgtgtgtgtgcacatgctgtgtgtgtgtgtgccgcgTGTGCACAcgccatgtatgtgtgtgtgtgtgccgcgTGTGCACAcatcatgtatgtgtgtgtgtgcgctttaGCAGATGTGTGATTTTGTCTCACTTTCAGGGAATTCTCTGTCGGCCATTTTGGATGGAGAAGCCAGACTGAGCTTCCTAAACCGAGGGGAAGATTACGTCATGAACATGCCATATGCACACTGCAAAGgtaccacacacagacagtcacatacacacactcatttttttCATGAAGACAATCTCCtggtatatgagtgtgtgtgtgtgtgtgtgtcaggtatcCTGTATGGGACGATGACGCTGGAGCTTGCGGGTCAGGTCACCATCTCCTGTGAGAAAACAGGCTACAGTGCACAACTGGAGTTCAaactgaaggtgtgtgtgtgtgagtgtgagtgtgagtgtgagtgtgagttgagTTTGCCATTCTTGTTCCATAATGcatcactctgtctctgtcaatCAGCCGTTTCTGGGCAGTAGTGACAGTGTCAATCAGATCAATGGGAAGATTAAACTGGGGAAGGAAGTGCTGGCTACACTGGAGGGACactgggtaagtgtgtgtgtgtggtgttagtgtgtgtgtgtgtgtggtgtttgtgtgtgtgtgtgtgtgtggtgtgtggtgttagtgtgtgtggtgttagtgtgtgtgtgtggtgttagtgtgtgtggtgtgtgtgtgtgtgtggtgtgtgtgtgtgtgtgtggtgtttgtgtgtgtgtgtgtgtggtgttagtgtgtgtgtgtgtgtgtgtgtggtgttagtgtgtgtgtgtgtgtggtgttagtgtgtgtgtgtggtgttagtgtgtgtgtgtggtgtgtgtgtgtgtgtgtggtgttagtgtgtgtgtgtggtgttagtgtgtgtgtgtggtgtgtgtgtgtgtgtgtgtgtggtgtttgtgtgtgtgtgtggtgttagtgtgtgtggtgtgtgtgtgtggtgttagtgtgtgtgtgtgtgtgtgtgtggtgtgtgtgtgtgtgtgtgtggtgttagtgtgtgtgtgtggtgttagtgtgtgtgtgtgtgtggtgtttgtgtgtgtgtgtggtgttagtgtgtgtgtgtgtggtgtgtgtgtgtggtgttagtgtgtgtgtgtgtgtatagtgtgtgtgtgtgtgtgtgtatagagtgtgtgtgtgtgtgtggtgttagtgtgtgtgtgtggtgtgtgtgtgtgtgtgtgtggtgtttgtgtgtgtgtgtggtgttagtgtgtgtgtgtgtggtgtgtgtgtgtggtgttagtgtgtgtgtgtggtgtgtgtgtgtgtgtgtgtggtgttagtgtgtgtgtggtgttatggTTATAGTTGATGTTCTAGTCATGTCCTCCTGGGGTTTAGTGAGAACTTTATTCTGAGCTTCCTCTCTAACAGGGATCTCTGAACTAGAAGCAATGTGGATTTGCTCTACATTTATAATTAAAGACATCATTACTGCACTGTCAGgatctctctctcagtgtttataatgatttataatcccactctcagtgtttataatgatttataatctctctctcagtgtttataatgatttataatcccactctcagtgtttataatgatttataatcccactctcagtgtttataatgatttataatctctctctcagtgtttataatgatttataatcccactctcagtgtttataatgatttataatctctctctcagtgtttataatgatttataatcccactctcagtgtttataatgatttataatcccactctcagtgtttataatgatttataatcccactctcagtgtttataatgatttataatccctctctcagtgtttataatgatttataatcccactctcagtgtttataatgatttataatcccactctcagtgtttataatgatttataatccctctctcagtgtttataatgatttataatctctctggtgtcacccagaggaggatgaggttctcttttgggtctggttcctctccaggtttcctCCTCGTATCATCTTGTTATACCACCGTTCCTTCTGGCTTGCTCATAAtggataaatatacattttgaacgttataatttttatattcctttaaagctgctttgtgacagtttgttgaattgaattaatattGTCTACATGAACTGAAATGTTAAATCTATCATTTATATTAGATTGATATTTTCTGTACTCTATCATGTATGTTACTTCTATACTTCTAACTTGATCATTTCCGTTGTAATCCAGAGTTACTCTGATGATAAATCTGTGTAAATGATGTCCATGACGACACAGGTACCAGTGGGTGTGGCACAACAGGAATAGTGTTGGACATCTGAGGATTGCTTTCTGGTACATGGGGCATCTCTAACAGTGTTATGCCTCTTCATCATCTAGCTGAAAAGCAGCCATTCTTATCTGGTGTACATTCCTCCAGGGAGCAGGTGCAGGCAGAGCGAAGCCCTCTCAGAAACTGAGGAGGCGGTCCCGGCTGAAGAAGTGTTGAAAATGTAGGGTGTTTATGGTTAAGTCTTCTTCCACAGCCATCTTCAGGGCATGTATTCCTTCCCACAGGACAGTGAGATCTTCATGAACGATAAgaagtcaggtgtgtgtgaaacGTTCTGGGACCCAACTCCGGACCTCCGTCAGAGTCGTCTGACCCGCTGCACTGTCTCTCCAGAGGAACAGGGGGACTTTGAGTctgagaggtacacacacaaacacacacacacaaacacacacacacacacagtatctttactctgtctctctgtaggcTGTGGCAGCATGTGACTCGTGCTATACTGAATAAAGACCAGACTGAGGCGACCAATGAGAAGTTTGTTTTAGAGGAAGCCCAGAGGAAGTCTGCTCGAGAGAGGAAGCTGAAGAATGACCAGTGGAAGCCGGTGCTGTTTGATCAGGATCTCAGCAGTGGAGACTGGCACTACCGATACGCTGAGTACATTCACATTACTGCCACTCTATAACTGATAACACCACAATAAGTCACAGAACACAACAGCTCCCTCTGCTGGAGATGTTACAGAACAACATTAATCAACTTTTAATCACTAATCAAACTAATACCACAATTAATAACTCATAACATTATAACACTGGGAGTAGAGCTGATCACTAACTCTAGCTCAtcaaatacaaattaaataataGAATGGCCAGATCTCTAGTGGTCAGGTGCAGCATTGCAGGGACAATGAcaccctctatctctctccctctctctgtctctctttctctgtctctctctctctctcagcactcgTCCGTGGGATCCTCTGAATGATTTGGTGCAGTTTGAGAAAGATGGCAGAGTTCAGACTAAAGTTCGTCACAGAACTCCTATGGTACGTTCAGCCAGTGTAGTTAGTCTCAGTGCACAGGGCTGCCGGAGGGACAATTACCTGAGCCAGGTACGTCCTTCAGCCACGCCCAGTTTAATCACCCCGCTGTGCTCTGCCCATCCACCAAAATCACTGTCACCAGGCTGAACACCTCACACTGccttattatttgtttgtttgtcttgcTACTCTGCgctgttatgttgtgtgtgtgtgtgtgtgtgagacagagagagagctgctTGCATCCTTCTGCTGTAATACAatacaaaatgcacaaaaactTTACATATTTAGTGTGTAAcccctgtgtgcgtgtgtgtgtatgtgcttgtgtgcgggcctgtgtgtgtgtgttgccaagGTAACGGGACCAAAGCGGAAACATAAGCAGAATGATAAACCCAAAAATCCAGAGAGTGGCTGTTCATCTCCAGAACTAGAACATCATGACTCATCAggcagtgagagtgagacacacacacacacacacacaaatacacacatacacagtcacacacacacacacacacacacacacacaaatacacacatacacacacagtctcacacacagtcacacacacacacacaaatacacacatacacatacagtctcacacacagtctcacacacagtcacacacacacacacacaaatacacacatacacatacagtctcacacacagtcacacacgcgcgcacacacacacacacacacacacacatatacacatacagtcacacacacacaaatacacacatacacatacagtctcacacacagtctcacacacagtcacacacacacacacaaatacacacatacacatacagtctcacacacagtcacacacgcgcacacacacacacacacacacacacatatacacatacagtctcacacacacacacagtctctcacacagtcacacacacacacacatacagtctcacacacagtctcacacacacacacacacacacacagttctccaTATTcctaatctcctccaggtaggccgtctcattgttgtcggagatcaatccgaccacaacggtgtcgtcagcaaacttgatgatggtggtggagttggtagtggcccTGCAGTCATATGTGTACaatgagtacagcagggggctcagaacacaaccctgaggggctccagtgctgagggtgagtgaggctgagtcatgtctgcccatccttactgcctctggtctgccagttaggaaattggagatccactgacacagagatgagtcccaggtgctccagcttggtggtcagtgtggaggggattatagtgttatacgctgaactgtagtcaacaaaccgcattctaacataattcccctttctagtgtccaggtgagtgagtgatgtgtgaaggaggtgggaaaTGGCATCATCGGTGGAGCGGTTCGGGCGGTACGGGAACTGTaatggatccagtgtgtctggtagtgaagcgatgatgaagtctctgaccagccgcTCAaggcacttcatcactactgagttcagggctacagggcgatagtcattgagggaagcaggatggggtttcttcgggacaggaacaatgatggactctttgaagcacGTGGGGATTGccgactgggttaaggagaggttgaatatgtctgtgaacacgggtgctagctggtcagcgcaggCTCCGAGGACATGACCTGAGATtccgtctggtcctgctgctttcctggtgttcactctcttGAAGGCTCTCCTCATgtcatgctcagagatgatgaacgcattggtgttggcattctcttcctgtctacagccattagcattagctaatgtgtgtgtatgtgtattaacatgcacacacacacacacagtcacacacataaacgcgcacacacacgcacacagatgcacacaaataaacacacacacatgcgcacacacccatacacacaaataaacacacacacagtcacacacaaacacccacacacagtcatacacacacacagacacatacatatacacacacaaccatgcgcgcacacacacacacacccatacacaccaataaacacacacacatgcatgcacaaacacacacacactcatacacacccatacacacaaataaacacacacacacagtcacacacatacacgtgcacacacacccatacacaaagtcacacacacaggctcacagacacatacacacacacccatacacacatacacaaagtcacacacataggctcacacacacatacgcacgcacacacacacatacatgcacacaaacgtgcgcacacacacatgcacatacactcatacacacacacacacaggcgcacacacaggcgcgcacacacacacacatagatgcgcacacacacagtcacacacaaacatacatacacacatgtgcacacacatacacacacaaacacacaaataaacacacacacagtcatatacacaaatacacacacatgcacgcgcacacacacaaataaacacacacacagtcatacacacacacaaatacacacacatgcacgcgcacccacacacagaggtattgaaatgtgtgtgtgtgtgtgtgctacaggACAGAAGAGTAAACCAGGCAGTCGTGGGAGAAAGAAGGTGTCGGATCTGTGTGAGTTACAGAGTGCAGTGGagtccatcaaacacacacaggatgacatctgcaggtacacacacacagacacacatacacacaaacacatacacatacacacacacacacacacacacacacacacacatacatacatacacacacaacaggatgacatctgcaggtacacacacacagacacacatacacacacacacatacacacaaacacacacacacacatacatacatacatacacacacacacaacaggatgacatctgcaggtacacacaaacacatacacacacacacacacacacacacatacacacacacacacacacacatacacacacacacacatacatacacacatacatacatacatacatacatacacacatacacacacacacacacacacacacacatacacacatacatacacacacacacacacacacacatacacacacacacacacacacacatacacacacacacacatacacacacacatacacacacatacacacacacatacacatacatacacacacacatacatacatacacacacaacaggatggcatctg from Hemibagrus wyckioides isolate EC202008001 linkage group LG19, SWU_Hwy_1.0, whole genome shotgun sequence encodes the following:
- the osbpl8 gene encoding oxysterol-binding protein-related protein 8 isoform X3; translation: MKEEGIVSRRRFSMCGGIGSVRPERRKLIRNASFGGCNEITNSLTGFERKEDILTLKEDSSLSISKSKSESKLYNGSDKDVSASANKLTKKESLKVQKKNYREEKKRATKELLSTITDPSVVVMADWLKIRGSLKSWTKLWCVLKPGVLLIYKSQKSDQWVGTVLLSACELIERPSKKNGFCFKLFHPLEQSIWAIKGPKGETVGSITQPLPSSHLIFRAASESDGRCWMDALELALKCSSLLKRTMIREGKEETTEHTHISFYSLLRSHTLHECDQFKDELNSDKSDREIEQDEWEKSDESDSDTSERQEDSYADLEHDTLRETLYMEQSHEELGEAGEASQTETVSEENKSLIWTLLKQVRPGMDLSKVVLPTFILEPRSFLDKLSDYYYHADFLSEAAVEENAYDRMKKVVKWYISGFYKKPKGLKKPYNPILGETFRCMWIHPNTNSKTFYIAEQVHTHTHTHTHTHTHTAMLLRCVLFFQVSHHPPVSAFYVSNRKDGFCLSGSILAKSKFYGNSLSAILDGEARLSFLNRGEDYVMNMPYAHCKGILYGTMTLELAGQVTISCEKTGYSAQLEFKLKPFLGSSDSVNQINGKIKLGKEVLATLEGHWDSEIFMNDKKSGVCETFWDPTPDLRQSRLTRCTVSPEEQGDFESERLWQHVTRAILNKDQTEATNEKFVLEEAQRKSARERKLKNDQWKPVLFDQDLSSGDWHYRYADTRPWDPLNDLVQFEKDGRVQTKVRHRTPMVTGPKRKHKQNDKPKNPESGCSSPELEHHDSSGSERQKSKPGSRGRKKVSDLCELQSAVESIKHTQDDICRSVSALRTRVEDQSFFLTPRDYIIILFLIGLQLCLNLVLK